A genomic segment from Bacteroidales bacterium encodes:
- the hypB gene encoding hydrogenase nickel incorporation protein HypB yields the protein MEIKVMKRVLDKNQDKAEQVRSLLREKSIKMYNFISSPGAGKTALLERTLAHMNGGIRIAIIEGDVSTDRDAQRLKQYNNPIVLINTEGGCHLDSNSIEQALAEFNLDELDAVFVENVGNLVCPTHFDLGETAKIALVSTSEGDDKPIKYPMLFRDAEAVILNKMDLLDYTNFNYQNFVKDLREVNPNVPLIETSCTRNTGLEEWYEWLRKKIGEK from the coding sequence ATGGAAATTAAAGTCATGAAACGGGTGCTGGATAAGAACCAGGACAAAGCCGAACAGGTAAGGTCGCTTTTAAGGGAAAAAAGCATCAAGATGTACAATTTCATCAGTTCGCCGGGTGCCGGAAAAACAGCTTTACTGGAAAGGACGCTGGCCCATATGAACGGTGGGATCAGAATCGCGATTATTGAGGGCGATGTGTCCACCGACCGGGATGCACAGCGGCTGAAGCAGTACAACAATCCCATTGTGCTGATCAATACCGAGGGGGGATGCCATCTTGATTCCAACAGCATCGAGCAGGCACTTGCAGAATTCAACCTGGATGAGCTGGATGCAGTGTTTGTGGAAAATGTTGGCAACCTGGTCTGCCCCACCCATTTTGATCTGGGCGAAACCGCAAAAATTGCGCTGGTGAGCACCAGTGAGGGTGACGACAAGCCCATTAAGTATCCCATGCTTTTTCGTGATGCAGAGGCCGTCATTCTGAACAAGATGGACCTATTGGATTACACCAATTTCAATTATCAGAATTTTGTGAAGGACCTGCGTGAAGTGAACCCCAACGTTCCGCTGATTGAGACTTCATGTACGAGAAATACGGGATTGGAGGAATGGTATGAGTGGTTAAGGAAGAAAATAGGGGAGAAATAA
- a CDS encoding alpha-L-fucosidase → MKSSLRLFKVLIILISPLMALSQEMFSPDVNTGRSGVLSEGMNDSSKKQAPVLDTEHADNKTLFNDGNYAMFIHWGMYSMLANRYQDSTYYGIGEWMMHPAMAGIPAEEYKELAENFNPVNFNAEEIVQLAKDAGMKYIVITSKHHDGFAMFHSRANEFNIVDATPFDRDPMKELARACKKAGLGFGFYYSQNQDWTAPGGHRGPKTDAQGNPKTFNDYFYDKCLLQVKEITSHYGDIVLVWFDTPGGIKQQYVEELISVVRKNQPDALISGRVGHNMGDYKTLGDMEIPVENVEGMWETVDVTNDSWGYAWYDENWKSPEEILNRLVSTVSRGGTYMLNIGPKGDGSIPADPARSLRSAGEWIKKYPQVVYGTGPSPWQHQLPWGDVTVKSNRLYLAVYDWPLDGKIFLPGLETKITSAALLNGERKNPIEYSKEKGWICFQVPYQRPEKMVSVIQVDLAEEPEVNPLHGIDPGYLTSISAHFAEAEGCRIEKKSWMEKFGEWKHQERATQWEENGKISWHVDVCHPGQYKVKLKHSGSGKIVWKVETDEGKMIQNQQHATDRFHECPIGWLEFKTPGKHKVTVSLVEGAKTTGLSDIIFKPVQF, encoded by the coding sequence ATGAAATCAAGTTTAAGATTATTCAAAGTTTTGATTATTCTGATATCTCCTCTTATGGCTCTTAGTCAGGAGATGTTTTCCCCAGATGTTAACACAGGGCGTTCCGGAGTTCTTTCTGAGGGCATGAATGATTCATCAAAAAAACAGGCTCCGGTCCTGGATACGGAACATGCAGACAATAAAACATTGTTCAATGACGGGAATTATGCCATGTTCATTCACTGGGGAATGTACTCGATGCTGGCCAACCGCTATCAGGATTCCACCTATTATGGGATTGGGGAATGGATGATGCATCCTGCCATGGCTGGCATTCCAGCAGAAGAATATAAGGAGCTTGCCGAAAATTTCAACCCGGTAAATTTTAATGCCGAAGAAATTGTACAACTGGCAAAGGATGCAGGAATGAAATATATTGTTATTACCAGCAAGCATCACGATGGCTTTGCCATGTTTCATTCCAGGGCCAATGAATTTAACATCGTTGATGCCACCCCCTTTGATCGCGATCCCATGAAAGAACTGGCCAGAGCTTGCAAGAAGGCTGGTCTGGGCTTTGGGTTTTACTATTCACAGAATCAAGACTGGACTGCCCCCGGTGGCCATAGAGGTCCAAAAACCGATGCTCAGGGTAATCCCAAAACATTCAACGACTACTTTTATGATAAATGTTTGCTCCAGGTGAAGGAGATTACATCTCATTATGGTGACATTGTACTGGTTTGGTTTGATACGCCCGGAGGAATCAAGCAACAATATGTAGAAGAACTGATAAGTGTGGTCAGGAAAAATCAGCCCGACGCACTGATATCGGGCCGCGTAGGTCATAACATGGGAGATTACAAGACCCTTGGGGATATGGAAATACCGGTTGAGAATGTGGAAGGAATGTGGGAAACTGTCGATGTTACCAATGACTCTTGGGGATATGCCTGGTATGATGAAAACTGGAAAAGTCCCGAAGAAATATTAAACCGTCTGGTATCCACTGTTTCCAGGGGAGGAACCTACATGCTAAATATAGGTCCCAAGGGAGATGGAAGCATCCCTGCTGATCCCGCCAGATCGCTCAGAAGTGCCGGTGAATGGATCAAAAAGTATCCCCAGGTTGTTTATGGCACCGGTCCCTCACCATGGCAACATCAACTACCCTGGGGAGATGTAACTGTAAAAAGCAACAGGTTATATCTAGCCGTATATGACTGGCCTTTGGATGGCAAGATCTTTCTCCCGGGGTTAGAAACAAAAATTACCTCTGCTGCTTTACTTAATGGGGAAAGGAAAAATCCCATAGAATACTCCAAAGAAAAAGGGTGGATCTGTTTTCAGGTTCCATATCAGCGACCGGAAAAGATGGTATCCGTCATTCAGGTGGATCTGGCGGAAGAACCTGAAGTGAATCCTCTTCATGGTATCGACCCGGGATATCTCACTTCTATATCAGCACATTTTGCCGAAGCTGAAGGATGTAGGATTGAAAAGAAAAGCTGGATGGAAAAATTTGGTGAATGGAAACATCAGGAAAGGGCAACCCAATGGGAAGAAAACGGTAAGATATCTTGGCATGTTGATGTTTGCCACCCTGGTCAGTATAAGGTTAAGCTGAAACACAGCGGATCAGGAAAAATCGTTTGGAAGGTTGAAACCGATGAGGGGAAAATGATCCAAAACCAGCAACACGCTACAGACCGGTTTCACGAATGTCCCATAGGCTGGCTGGAATTTAAAACACCCGGAAAGCATAAAGTAACGGTTTCACTGGTTGAAGGGGCAAAGACTACCGGCTTGTCAGACATTATATTCAAACCGGTGCAGTTTTAG
- a CDS encoding NAD(P)H-binding protein codes for MSTAMIAGASGLTGSTLLGLLLESNAYERVKVLVRRPLEIEHPSLEQIVYDYEHPDNSRIQADHVYCCLGTTMKKAGSRDAFFRVDHDYPLQIARAAYRNGAAKFALVSAVGANPGSMFFYNRVKGQLEEDLKQIPFESVYIFRPSMLLGNREEFRPAETLGKGLMKPLGFLLPGNMKPIHVRQVAACMFDRIWSEERGVHIIQSKEMQE; via the coding sequence ATGTCAACAGCCATGATAGCAGGAGCCAGTGGTCTGACGGGTTCAACCCTGCTGGGGTTGCTCCTGGAAAGCAATGCGTACGAAAGGGTGAAGGTTTTGGTTAGAAGGCCTTTAGAGATAGAGCATCCATCCCTGGAACAGATTGTCTATGACTATGAACATCCGGATAACAGTCGTATACAGGCAGATCATGTATATTGCTGTTTGGGGACGACCATGAAAAAGGCAGGATCCCGGGATGCTTTCTTCAGGGTGGATCATGATTATCCCTTACAGATTGCCCGTGCAGCTTATCGAAACGGGGCCGCTAAATTCGCCCTGGTGAGTGCGGTTGGGGCCAATCCCGGATCAATGTTTTTCTATAACAGGGTGAAGGGCCAGTTAGAGGAGGATTTGAAGCAAATACCCTTTGAATCTGTTTATATATTCCGTCCCTCTATGCTTTTGGGTAACAGAGAAGAATTTCGCCCGGCCGAGACGTTGGGGAAGGGCCTCATGAAACCCCTGGGTTTTTTATTGCCTGGTAACATGAAACCCATCCATGTAAGGCAGGTGGCGGCATGTATGTTCGACAGAATATGGAGTGAGGAAAGGGGTGTTCATATTATTCAATCGAAAGAGATGCAGGAATAA
- a CDS encoding MFS transporter, whose amino-acid sequence MQQDKTPLRDSNLHIIFMVTLLAVMGVSSITPAFPKIIQYFQITSKQVGWLIVMFTLPGIVLTPVMGVLADRFGRKTILIPSLFVFGLAGFACTFMLTFEYLLLLRFLQGIGAATLGSLNITIIGDLYTDQRRAAAMGYNASVLSIGTAAYPAIGGGLAMFGWFYPFVLPLLAIPAGFIVLWGLNNPEPRREQNLKEYIRSAWNNINRKSVWGLLISNIVVFIILYGAFLTYFPLLLEENLDANALYIGLSMSAMSVSTAIVSSMLGRLRKKFSGRLLLYVSFILYGAVLALMPLIHYWALVAIAVILFGVAHGMNIPNIQTMLVGFAPIKERAAFMSVNSMVLRIGQTAGPLVTGLFFSLGGFQMAFWSGSLMALLMVGVIAFMVKQSFDK is encoded by the coding sequence ATGCAACAAGATAAGACACCATTACGCGATTCCAATCTTCATATTATCTTCATGGTGACACTTCTGGCTGTAATGGGAGTTTCCAGTATTACGCCGGCCTTTCCTAAGATCATTCAATATTTCCAGATCACTTCCAAACAGGTGGGTTGGCTGATCGTCATGTTTACCTTACCCGGAATTGTCCTCACACCGGTCATGGGAGTCCTTGCGGACCGTTTTGGACGTAAAACCATTCTGATTCCCTCTCTCTTTGTTTTTGGCCTGGCAGGCTTTGCATGTACTTTCATGCTTACTTTTGAATATTTACTTCTTCTCAGATTTTTACAGGGCATTGGAGCTGCTACCCTGGGTTCGCTCAACATAACCATTATCGGTGACTTGTATACTGACCAAAGACGGGCAGCTGCCATGGGTTATAATGCCAGTGTGCTGAGCATAGGAACAGCCGCGTATCCGGCCATCGGAGGTGGACTGGCCATGTTTGGATGGTTTTATCCCTTTGTACTTCCCCTGCTGGCCATTCCTGCCGGTTTTATTGTGCTATGGGGTTTAAACAACCCCGAGCCACGAAGGGAGCAAAATCTAAAGGAATATATACGCAGTGCATGGAATAACATCAACCGCAAAAGTGTTTGGGGTTTATTGATCTCAAATATTGTTGTTTTTATTATCCTTTACGGGGCATTTCTCACCTACTTTCCCCTGCTGTTGGAAGAAAATCTTGATGCCAATGCGCTTTACATCGGACTATCCATGTCGGCCATGTCAGTCAGTACAGCCATCGTATCTTCCATGCTGGGCAGATTGCGAAAAAAGTTTTCGGGAAGATTGCTGCTCTATGTCAGTTTCATTTTATACGGTGCTGTACTTGCCCTGATGCCGTTGATTCATTACTGGGCATTGGTGGCAATTGCCGTCATTTTATTCGGTGTCGCACATGGTATGAACATTCCCAACATTCAAACCATGCTGGTAGGCTTTGCACCCATAAAAGAACGGGCCGCCTTTATGTCTGTCAACAGCATGGTGCTTCGGATAGGTCAAACGGCTGGACCTTTGGTCACCGGCTTATTTTTCAGCCTTGGCGGATTTCAAATGGCTTTCTGGTCCGGCAGTTTGATGGCTCTTTTGATGGTGGGGGTAATTGCATTCATGGTAAAACAAAGTTTTGATAAATGA